Proteins from a single region of Trichomycterus rosablanca isolate fTriRos1 chromosome 16, fTriRos1.hap1, whole genome shotgun sequence:
- the poglut3 gene encoding protein O-glucosyltransferase 3 isoform X2 — MLPGGALMFGYKGVMRVTVLIIVTLLIHHVTPARSHSGTPALSARSCLVWGAGLDPHALLPVRYFYIQAVQGSGQNITHSPGADSFQVKISALSPEERVRVHLPPPQDRNDGSFIVRFRLYSSALHGLKVEVFHKNTPVAQSPYILTGPVYHEDCDCPYSDSSDWLDVMKCPSEDPQIQQDFSSFPSIDLQRVRQEIPKRFFNRGVIHYSVINNRLYRRTLGKYTDFKMFSDEMLLSLMRKVRVPDVEFFINVGDWPLETRKVSDVPGPVPIVSWCGSADARDIVLPTYDVTHSTLETMRGVSIDVLSVQGNTGPAWQNKSERAFFRGRDSREERLNLASMSRKHPDLLDAGITAYFFFREREKDLGKAPLVGFFDFFKYKYQVNVDGTVAAYRFPYLMLGDSLVLKQDSPYYEHFYTHLSPNRHYIPIKRSLSDLIQRIQWAKENDGEVEQIAKAGQAAVRELLQPHRLYCYYYMVLQHYATRQLTDPEIHPDMEEVQQPSDPAAACECHRRTQPNRPRSDEL, encoded by the exons ATGTTACCCGGCGGCGCTTTGATGTTTGGGTATAAAGGGGTGATGAGGGTAACGGTGCTGATTATCGTTACATTACTGATTCATCATGTTACTCCCGCGCGCTCTCACTCCGGTACTCCCGCGCTCAGCGCGCGCAGCTGCCTGGTGTGGGGAGCGGGCTTAGATCCGCACGCGCTGCTTCCGGTCCGGTACTTCTACATCCAGGCTGTTCAGGGGAGCGGACAGAACATCACCCACTCACCGG GAGCAGATTCGTTCCAGGTGAAGATCAGCGCTCTGTCCCCAGAGGAGCGAGTCCGTGTTCACCTCCCGCCGCCTCAGGACCGGAACGACGGCTCCTTCATCGTCAGGTTCAGACTCTACTCCAGCGCCCTCCACGGGCTGAAGGTGGAAGTGTTCCATAAAAACACGCCGGTGGCTCAGTCGCCCTACATCCTGACCG GGCCGGTGTACCATGAGGACTGTGATTGTCCGTACTCGGACTCGTCTGATTGGTTGGACGTGATGAAGTGTCCGAGCGAGGACCCTCAGATTCAGCAGGACTTTAGTTCGTTTCCCTCCATCGACCTGCAGAGGGTGAGACAGGAAATCCCCAAACGCTTCTTTAACCGCGGCGTGATTCACTACAGCGTCATCAATAACCGGCTGTACCGCCGCACGCTGGGGAAGTACACCGACTTCAAAATGTTCTCCGACGAGATGCTGCTGTCGCTCATGCGCAag GTCCGGGTTCCTGACGTCGAGTTCTTCATTAACGTTGGCGACTGGCCCTTAGAGACCCGGAAGGTGTCTGACGTTCCCGGCCCGGTACCCATCGTCTCCTGGTGCGGGTCGGCCGACGCCCGCGACATCGTCCTGCCCACCTACGACGTCACGCACTCCACCTTAGAGACCATGAGGGGCGTGTCCATCGACGTGCTCTCCGTCCAGGGAAACACGG GTCCAGCGTGGCAGAATAAAAGCGAGCGGGCGTTTTTCCGGGGCCGAGACAGTCGTGAGGAGAGACTGAACCTGGCCTCCATGTCCAGGAAACACCCGGATCTCCTGGACGCTGGAATCACCGCTTACTTCTtcttcagagagagagaaaaagatctGGGTAAAGCGCCGCTCGTGGGATTCTTCGACTTCTTCAAG tataagTACCAGGTGAACGTGGACGGTACTGTAGCAGCGTACAGGTTCCCGTATCTGATGTTGGGGGACAGTTTGGTGTTGAAGCAGGACTCGCCGTATTACGAACATTTCTATACCCACCTGAGCCCAAACCGCCATTATATACCCATCAAACGCTCGCTGTCTGATCTCATCCAGAGGATCCAGTGGGCAAAG GAGAACGACGGTGAGGTGGAACAGATCGCTAAAGCTGGTCAGGCCGCGGTCAGAGAACTTCTCCAACCTCACCGActctactgttattattacatgGTGCTCCAG CACTACGCGACCCGACAGCTCACTGACCCCGAAATTCATCCCGACATGGAGGAGGTTCAGCAGCCGTCTGATCCTGCAGCAGCGTGTGAGTGTCACCGGAGAACCCAACCCAACCGGCCCAGGAGCGACGAGCTCTAG
- the poglut3 gene encoding protein O-glucosyltransferase 3 isoform X1, with protein MLPGGALMFGYKGVMRVTVLIIVTLLIHHVTPARSHSGTPALSARSCLVWGAGLDPHALLPVRYFYIQAVQGSGQNITHSPGKIHSFIHPPTHTPTHSPTHPPIHTSLTHSLIYLQNITHSPGADSFQVKISALSPEERVRVHLPPPQDRNDGSFIVRFRLYSSALHGLKVEVFHKNTPVAQSPYILTGPVYHEDCDCPYSDSSDWLDVMKCPSEDPQIQQDFSSFPSIDLQRVRQEIPKRFFNRGVIHYSVINNRLYRRTLGKYTDFKMFSDEMLLSLMRKVRVPDVEFFINVGDWPLETRKVSDVPGPVPIVSWCGSADARDIVLPTYDVTHSTLETMRGVSIDVLSVQGNTGPAWQNKSERAFFRGRDSREERLNLASMSRKHPDLLDAGITAYFFFREREKDLGKAPLVGFFDFFKYKYQVNVDGTVAAYRFPYLMLGDSLVLKQDSPYYEHFYTHLSPNRHYIPIKRSLSDLIQRIQWAKENDGEVEQIAKAGQAAVRELLQPHRLYCYYYMVLQHYATRQLTDPEIHPDMEEVQQPSDPAAACECHRRTQPNRPRSDEL; from the exons ATGTTACCCGGCGGCGCTTTGATGTTTGGGTATAAAGGGGTGATGAGGGTAACGGTGCTGATTATCGTTACATTACTGATTCATCATGTTACTCCCGCGCGCTCTCACTCCGGTACTCCCGCGCTCAGCGCGCGCAGCTGCCTGGTGTGGGGAGCGGGCTTAGATCCGCACGCGCTGCTTCCGGTCCGGTACTTCTACATCCAGGCTGTTCAGGGGAGCGGACAGAACATCACCCACTCACCGGGTaagattcactcattcatccacccacctaCCCATACAccaactcactcacccacccacccacccatacatacatcactcactcactcactcatctatCTACAGAACATCACCCACTCACCGG GAGCAGATTCGTTCCAGGTGAAGATCAGCGCTCTGTCCCCAGAGGAGCGAGTCCGTGTTCACCTCCCGCCGCCTCAGGACCGGAACGACGGCTCCTTCATCGTCAGGTTCAGACTCTACTCCAGCGCCCTCCACGGGCTGAAGGTGGAAGTGTTCCATAAAAACACGCCGGTGGCTCAGTCGCCCTACATCCTGACCG GGCCGGTGTACCATGAGGACTGTGATTGTCCGTACTCGGACTCGTCTGATTGGTTGGACGTGATGAAGTGTCCGAGCGAGGACCCTCAGATTCAGCAGGACTTTAGTTCGTTTCCCTCCATCGACCTGCAGAGGGTGAGACAGGAAATCCCCAAACGCTTCTTTAACCGCGGCGTGATTCACTACAGCGTCATCAATAACCGGCTGTACCGCCGCACGCTGGGGAAGTACACCGACTTCAAAATGTTCTCCGACGAGATGCTGCTGTCGCTCATGCGCAag GTCCGGGTTCCTGACGTCGAGTTCTTCATTAACGTTGGCGACTGGCCCTTAGAGACCCGGAAGGTGTCTGACGTTCCCGGCCCGGTACCCATCGTCTCCTGGTGCGGGTCGGCCGACGCCCGCGACATCGTCCTGCCCACCTACGACGTCACGCACTCCACCTTAGAGACCATGAGGGGCGTGTCCATCGACGTGCTCTCCGTCCAGGGAAACACGG GTCCAGCGTGGCAGAATAAAAGCGAGCGGGCGTTTTTCCGGGGCCGAGACAGTCGTGAGGAGAGACTGAACCTGGCCTCCATGTCCAGGAAACACCCGGATCTCCTGGACGCTGGAATCACCGCTTACTTCTtcttcagagagagagaaaaagatctGGGTAAAGCGCCGCTCGTGGGATTCTTCGACTTCTTCAAG tataagTACCAGGTGAACGTGGACGGTACTGTAGCAGCGTACAGGTTCCCGTATCTGATGTTGGGGGACAGTTTGGTGTTGAAGCAGGACTCGCCGTATTACGAACATTTCTATACCCACCTGAGCCCAAACCGCCATTATATACCCATCAAACGCTCGCTGTCTGATCTCATCCAGAGGATCCAGTGGGCAAAG GAGAACGACGGTGAGGTGGAACAGATCGCTAAAGCTGGTCAGGCCGCGGTCAGAGAACTTCTCCAACCTCACCGActctactgttattattacatgGTGCTCCAG CACTACGCGACCCGACAGCTCACTGACCCCGAAATTCATCCCGACATGGAGGAGGTTCAGCAGCCGTCTGATCCTGCAGCAGCGTGTGAGTGTCACCGGAGAACCCAACCCAACCGGCCCAGGAGCGACGAGCTCTAG